A single region of the Zygotorulaspora mrakii chromosome 4, complete sequence genome encodes:
- a CDS encoding uncharacterized protein (possible pseudogene) — MRESIFDAKYWLIIVFIIVQNFVNSGITNFNTFIIRGFGFSNFRTMLLATPQASVAMVVSLLAAAATYFIKNIRCVLICFTSAVTMTGIIMIWKISPETHRSACLAAIYICGFFNTPYVLALSLFSSNTSGDTKKAFTSFSVGVFYALGNLIGPQFFLNSESPTYQTGIKAMLAACVIMMFCASSYAILCTLENRKRDREHLEDPQNVITSIEIGEEVDRQNLTDVQNRHFRYTI, encoded by the coding sequence ATGCGTGAAAGTATTTTCGATGCAAAATACTGGCTCATCATagtcttcatcatcgtgCAGAACTTTGTTAACTCTGGTATCACGAATTTCAACaccttcatcatcagagGGTTTGGATTCTCCAATTTCAGAACTATGCTTCTAGCCACTCCTCAAGCAAGTGTTGCTATGGTTGTTTCACTTTTGGCAGCAGCGGCAACCTATTTCATAAAAAACATAAGATGTGTTTTGATTTGCTTTACCTCAGCAGTTACAATGACGGGTATTATAatgatttggaaaatatccCCAGAAACACACAGAAGTGCCTGTCTGGCGGCAATATATATTTGCGGTTTCTTCAATACTCCTTATGTTCTTGCGCTGTCTCTATTCTCGTCAAATACCAGTGGAGACACCAAAAAAGCGTTTACTTCTTTCAGTGTTGGTGTGTTTTACGCATTAGGAAATTTAATAGGCCCTCAATTTTTCCTGAACTCCGAAAGTCCCACTTACCAGACTGGTATCAAGGCTATGCTGGCAGCCTGTGTTATCATGATGTTCTGTGCCTCATCTTATGCCATTCTCTGCACTTTGGAAAACAGAAAGAGGGATAGAGAGCATTTAGAAGACCCTCAGAATGTTATAACTTCCATAGAGATTGGTGAAGAGGTCGACAGACAAAACTTGACAGATGTCCAAAACAGACATTTCCGCTACACGATATAA
- a CDS encoding bile acid:sodium symporter family protein, producing MMDCNKNLWIKIWNHPIVTYLKTQWFTFCLAIFIIIARFAPNFAANGGLIKAQYTIGYGAVAWIFLQSGISMKTSKLLVNMGNWRAHLVIFIMSFLITSSIIYGFCCAIKASNNHNIDEWVLVGLLVTATCPTTVASNVVLTTNAGGNELLSVCEVFLGNTLGAFITPALVQMYTRSGPFQFGNPAGAQGIAALYGRVMKQVGLTVFLPLLVGQLIQNFLPKISEAYLNFLKRYHIKIGTIMLLLVMFSSFSTAFKQGAFTSVPHVCIIFLCFFNFGVYVFFTGICFVFARPFFIPMLFPTEPIYGESSKTYYYSYKIFKPFYYCKRDSICIMFCGASKTAALGVSLITSQYANDNDNLGKLLVPLVLYQSQQVITASLFVPLLKKWCSDEQPDVVELQSREYDIENKLSKVEETATTNSMES from the coding sequence ATGATGGATTGCAATAAAAATCTGTggataaaaatttggaatcatCCAATCGTTACATACTTGAAGACACAATGGTTCACTTTTTGTCTGGcgattttcatcatcatagCTAGATTTGCACCTAATTTTGCGGCTAATGGAGGTCTGATCAAGGCACAGTACACCATTGGGTACGGTGCCGTTGCATGGATATTTCTACAGAGCGGGATTAGTATGAAGACATCGAAGCTATTAGTCAATATGGGTAACTGGAGAGCACATCTGGTAATATTTATAATGAGCTTTCTAATAACGTCTTCTATAATTTATGGCTTCTGCTGTGCGATAAAAGCGTCTAATAACCATAATATCGACGAATGGGTTCTCGTTGGTCTCCTTGTTACGGCAACCTGCCCTACAACTGTTGCGTCTAACGTCGTTTTAACCACGAACGCTGGTGGTAATGAGTTGCTTTCAGTATGTGAGGTATTCTTGGGGAATACTCTAGGTGCTTTTATCACGCCAGCTTTGGTTCAAATGTACACTAGATCAGGACCTTTCCAATTCGGCAATCCCGCCGGAGCGCAAGGTATCGCAGCATTATATGGTCGTGTGATGAAACAGGTTGGGCTAACGGTATTTCTTCCGTTACTGGTGGGGCAACTAATTCAAAACTTTCTACCAAAAATATCGGAGGCATATCTGAATTTTCTAAAACGATATCATATCAAAATTGGAACTATCATGCTTCTACTCGTTATGTTTAGCTCATTTTCCACTGCATTCAAACAGGGGGCTTTTACAAGCGTACCGCATGTGTGCATCATATTTCTCTGTTTTTTTAACTTCGGCGTATACGTTTTCTTCACTGGGATTTGTTTCGTTTTCGCACGGCCATTCTTTATTCCAATGCTCTTTCCAACAGAGCCAATCTACGGCGAATCATCGAAAACGTACTATTATTCATATAAGATTTTCAAACCATTCTACTATTGCAAGAGAGATTCCATATGCATTATGTTCTGCGGTGCTTCAAAAACAGCGGCACTAGGAGTATCATTGATTACTTCTCAATATGCCAACGACAATGATAATTTAGGTAAGCTGCTAGTCCCGTTGGTTTTATACCAAAGTCAGCAGGTAATCACAGCTAGTTTGTTTGTGCCGCTTCTTAAAAAATGGTGCAGCGATGAGCAACCCGATGTTGTAGAGCTGCAAAGTCGAGAATACGACATAGAAAATAAGTTATCGAAAGTCGAGGAAACTGCAACTACAAACTCAATGGAGTCGTGA
- the PHO89 gene encoding Pho89p codes for MVLHQFDYIFAITMIFAFLDAFNIGANDVSNSFASSISSRSLKYWQAMVLAAICEFLGAVLAGARVSGTIRNNIVDASIFENDPAVLMVTMACALVGSACWLTIATSIGLPVSTTHSIVGGTIGAGIAAGGASGIIWGWSGVSQIIASWFIAPVLAGCIAAIVFVLSKLVVLDIKSLERSIKNALLLVGFLVFATFSILTMLIVWRGSPNLHLDDLSGTETAVSIILTGVVASVIYFIFFYPYYRRKVLDQDWTLKLIDILRGPVFYFKSKDGIPPMPEGHQLTIDYYEGRRGAGETLCVEDEESKAAESASSGTNHNTARKPQEDIVEEINIIRAETSAEEKMSTKQYWWSLLKQGPKKWPRLAWLLVSHGWTQDVISAQVNDKDMLSGDLQDMYKRSKFYDNRVEYVYSVLQAITAATMSFAHGANDVANATAPLSAVYEIWRTNTIAAESDVPVWVLAYAGAAIVLGCWTYGYNIIKNLGNKMILQSPSRGFSIELAAAITTVMATQLAIPTSTTQIAVGGIVAVGLCNKDLKSVNWRMVAWCYSGWFLTLPIAGLIAGILNGIILNAPRFGGVYQMT; via the coding sequence ATGGTGTTACATCAGTTCGATTACATCTTTGCCATCACCATGatatttgcatttttggATGCATTTAACATTGGGGCCAACGATgtttccaattcttttgcttcttccatCTCATCACGATCCCTTAAGTATTGGCAGGCGATGGTCTTGGCTGCTATTTGCGAGTTTTTAGGTGCGGTGCTAGCAGGGGCAAGAGTATCAGGTACTATAAGAAACAATATCGTCGACGCAAGTATTTTCGAAAATGATCCCGCTGTTTTGATGGTGACAATGGCATGTGCTTTAGTTGGATCTGCTTGCTGGTTGACAATTGCCACTTCAATTGGTCTACCGGTCTCGACAACACACTCTATTGTAGGTGGAACTATCGGTGCTGGTATCGCCGCCGGAGGAGCCTCTGGTATCATTTGGGGCTGGAGTGGAGTCTCTCAGATCATCGCTTCTTGGTTCATTGCTCCTGTTTTGGCAGGCTGTATTGCAGCTATAGTTTTTGTACTTTCGAAACTCGTTGTTTTGGATATTAAATCACTGGAGCGATCGATTAAAAATGCGCTATTGTTGGTGGGGTTCTTAGTGTTTGCTACTTTCTCTATATTAACCATGCTAATTGTTTGGAGGGGCTCACCGAATTTGCACCTGGATGATCTGTCAGGCACCGAGACAGCAGTTTCAATCATTCTTACCGGAGTAGTAGCTTCGGTCATTTACTTTATCTTTTTCTATCCATACTacagaagaaaagtttTGGATCAAGATTGGACATTAAAATTAATCGATATTCTACGAGGCCCggttttttatttcaaatctAAAGACGGTATCCCCCCTATGCCAGAGGGGCATCAGTTGACTATTGACTATTATGAAGGAAGAAGGGGTGCTGGCGAGACATTATGtgttgaagatgaggaaagTAAGGCTGCAGAGAGCGCTTCATCAGGTACCAATCACAATACAGCTAGAAAACCTCAAGAAGACATCGtggaagaaataaatataatTAGGGCTGAAACATCggctgaagaaaaaatgtcaaCAAAACAATATTGGTGGTCGCTGCTGAAACAGGGCCCCAAAAAATGGCCTCGGCTAGCGTGGTTACTTGTTTCACATGGCTGGACCCAGGATGTTATCAGTGCTCAGGTTAACGATAAGGATATGCTTTCCGGTGATCTTCAAGATATGTACAAAAGATCTAAATTCTACGATAACCGAGTGGAATATGTTTACTCTGTATTACAAGCTATTACGGCAGCTACCATGTCGTTTGCGCATGGTGCTAACGACGTAGCCAACGCCACTGCTCCTCTATCTGCGGTTTATGAAATTTGGAGAACAAATACTATAGCTGCAGAATCTGATGTTCCTGTATGGGTTTTGGCGTACGCTGGTGCCGCGATAGTTCTCGGCTGTTGGACATATGGCTAcaatattatcaaaaactTGGGGAATAAAATGATTTTGCAATCACCCTCAAGAGGCTTCTCGATCGAACTTGCTGCTGCTATCACAACTGTTATGGCCACACAGTTGGCTATACCGACATCCACTACACAGATCGCAGTAGGTGGAATTGTTGCTGTTGGGTTATGTAATAAGGATCTTAAATCGGTCAACTGGAGGATGGTCGCATGGTGCTACTCTGGCTGGTTCTTAACTCTTCCAATTGCAGGATTGATAGCGGGTATTCTAAATGgtataattttgaatgCCCCTCGTTTCGGTGGAGTATATCAGATGACCTAA